The Cyprinus carpio isolate SPL01 chromosome A5, ASM1834038v1, whole genome shotgun sequence genome has a segment encoding these proteins:
- the ncf1 gene encoding neutrophil cytosol factor 1, which yields MAESYVRHVELLGFEKRFFPSQHYVYMLMVKWSDQSEKLVYRRYPEIHTFHKALKEMFPIEAGDIDRNDRIIPTLPAPKWLDNQKTTETRQVTLAEYFHSLLNLPPKISRCHLVCDFFKMRAEDETPPAPHPYKRNETFIMSTNRARGNTTSEITGPIMLESYRVIADYSKSSKYELSLKMGDMVDIVEKSPNGWWFCQCESRRGWVPASYLEPLDGADESEEPEPNYTGELYKTTKGYKAVEEDELTLEAGEMIEVIHKLLDGWWVVRKGEDTGFYPSMFLCRTGERKEVDAEKDVVIRATPPPRRSTIRNAQSIHSKGRQRITQDTYRRQSRRFLQQRGRLNSQSKNGTRSPLQERKTNRGVHSPVGSRDVEDQDESVPVIPPRPSPQLILERCTENTCKRVSMHEAN from the exons ATGGCTGAATCGTACGTGCGACACGTGGAACTGTTAGGCTTTGAGAAAAGATTCTTTCCCAGCCAGCACTAT GTGTACATGCTCATGGTTAAATGGAGTGATCAGTCTGAAAAGCTGGTGTACAGACGCTATCCAGAAATCCATACATTTCAT aaagcTTTGAAGGAAATGTTCCCAATTGAGGCAGGAGACATTGACAGAAATGACAGAATCATTCCCACATTACCAG CTCCCAAATGGCTCGACAATCAGAAGACAACAGAGACGAGGCAGGTGACTCTTGCTGAATACTTTCATTCCCTTCTCAACTTGCCTCCGAAGATCTCTCGCTGTCACCTTGTATGTGACTTCTTCAAAATGCGGGCTGAAGATGAAACTCCACCAGCACCGCACCC ATACAAAAGAAATGAGACCTTCATTATGTCCACAAACCGAGCACGGGGCAACACAACATCAG AAATCACTGGGCCCATCATGCTCGAAAGCTACAGAGTGATCGCAGACTACAGCAAGAGCTCAAAGTATGAGCTCTCTCTAAAGATGGGAGACATGGTGGACATTGTAGAAAAAAGCCCAAATG GCTGGTGGTTTTGTCAGTGTGAGTCCAGGAGAGGCTGGGTGCCAGCTTCATACTTAGAGCCTCTGGATGGAGCAGATGAATCAGAGGAACCAGAGCCTAATTACACAG GAGAGCTCTACAAAACCACTAAAGGGTATAAAGCTGTTGAAGAGGATGAGCTGACTCTCGAGGCAGGAGAGATGATCGAGGTCATCCATAAACTTCTTGATGGGTGGTGGGTGGTCAG GAAAGGAGAAGATACGGGCTTCTACCCATCCATGTTCCTGTGCAGGACGGGAGAGAGGAAAGAGGTGGATGCGGAGAAGGATGTGGTCATAAGAGCAACACCACCACCCAGAAG GTCTACCATACGCAACGCCCAGAGCATCCATTCTAAGGGACGTCAGCGAATCACTCAAGACACCTATCGAAGACAGAGTCGAAGGTTCTTACAGCAGCGAGGAAGACTGAACTCCCAATCCAAGAATGGGACACGATCTCCTCTGCAGGAGAGGAAGACAAACAGAGGTGTGCATTCTCCAG TGGGATCTCGTGATGTAGAAGATCAGGATGAAAGTGTTCCAGTCATTCCTCCTCGGCCCAGTCCTCAGCTCATTCTGGAGCGCTGCACTGAGAACACATGCAAGAGAGTCAGCATGCATGAGGCCAACTGA
- the rcc1l gene encoding RCC1-like G exchanging factor-like protein produces MALVNIRSCGRRGFHPGLCAYATRTVGVPRKREQQDETPVFQYVGQHRKPRGKVFVWGFSYTGALGIPSFVVPDSGRKKPRKYQLTPYRLDTEQKISSAACGYGFTLLACNSRDLTKLWGMGLNKDSQLGFQRTQHDRHKSYDYVLEASPVSLPLVNPQETRVLQVSCGRAHSLVLTDSEGVFSMGNNAYGQCGQVEDCQQYNGSHGVHKIEGFDSGVKQVACGQDHSLFLTDRGSVYACGWGADGQTGLGHHSKASCPVPVGGDLAGVRVQQVATYGDCSLAVSTDGQVFGWGNSEYLQLASVTEATQISSPRLLPLRGVGRVRQAACGGTQVAVLNEEGEVFVWGFGILGKGPKLSESAIPERVPATFFGRSEFNPTVKVSSIRCGLNHFAAITDRGELFVWGKNVRGCLGIGKHDDQYFPWRVTVPGHVTDVACGVDHMVALVKSII; encoded by the exons ATGGCTTTAGTCAACATTCGCTCCTGTGGCCGTCGTGGTTTTCACCCGGGTCTCTGTGCGTATGCCACTCGAACAGTTGGCGTCCCGAGAAAGCGGGAGCAGCAGGATGAAACACCCGTGTTCCAGTACGTTGGTCAACACAGGAAGCCTCGAGGGAAGGTGTTTGTGTGGGGCTTCAGCTACACTGGAGCTTTAGGGATCCCAAGCTTTGTAGTGCCGGACAGCGGCAGAAAGAAGCCCAGGAAGTACCAGCTCACACCTTACCGCCTGGATACTGAACAGAAG ATTTCCTCAGCAGCCTGTGGATATGGTTTCACCTTATTGGCGTGTAATAGCAGAGATCTGACCAAACTGTGGGGCATGGGCCTTAACAAAGACTCCCAGCTGGGATTTCAACGTACTCAACACGACCGAC ATAAGAGTTACGACTATGTCCTGGAAGCGTCTCCGGTGTCTCTTCCGCTGGTGAACCCTCAGGAGACACGAGTGCTGCAGGTCTCATGTGGACGTGCTCACTCGCTGGTGCTCACAGACTCCGAGGGAG tTTTCAGCATGGGTAATAATGCCTATGGGCAGTGTGGGCAAGTGGAAGATTGTCAGCAATATAA TGGCAGTCACGGTGTTCACAAGATTGAGGGCTTTGACAGTGGAGTCAAGCAG GTGGCTTGTGGGCAGGATCACAGTCTGTTTCTAACAGACAGAGGCTCAGTGTACGCCTGTGGGTGGGGCGCAGACGGACAGACAG GTCTGGGTCATCACAGCAAGGCGTCCTGTCCAGTGCCTGTCGGAGGAGATCTGGCTGGGGTCAGAGTTCAGCAGGTGGCCACATACGGAGACTGTAGTTTGGCCGTGTCCACAGATGGGCAGGTTTTTGGTTGGGGAAACTCAGAGTACCTGCAGCTGGCCTCTGTCACTGAGGCCACACAG ATTAGCTCTCCACGGCTGCTGCCCCTGAGGGGTGTGGGTCGAGTCAGACAGGCGGCATGCGGAGGAACACAGGTGGCTGTACTGAACG AGGAAGGAGAGGTGTTTGTTTGGGGTTTTGGAATCTTGGGAAAAGGTCCGAAACTTTCAGAGTCTGCAATCCCAGAAAGAGTGCCGGCCACATTTTTTGGGAGGTCAGAGTTCAACCCTACAGTGAAAGTCTCGTCCATCCGCTGTGGACTCAATCACTTTGCAGCCATCACAG ATCGAGGTGAGCTGTTTGTTTGGGGTAAGAATGTTAGAGGATGTCTCGGCATAGGGAAACATGATGACCAGTATTTTCCATGGAGG GTGACAGTGCCAGGCCACGTGACGGATGTTGCCTGTGGTGTTGACCACATGGTGGCGCTGGTCAAATCAATCATATGA
- the polr2j gene encoding DNA-directed RNA polymerase II subunit RPB11-a, translating to MNAPPAFESFLLFEGEKKITIVKDTKVPNACLFTLNKEDHTLGNIIRSQLLKDPQVLFAGYKVPHPLEHKIVIRVQTTPDYSPQEAFTNAITDLISELSLLEERFRVAIKDKQEGIE from the exons ATGAACGCGCCACCGGCATTCGAGTCCTTTTTGCTATTTGAGGGAGAAAAGAA gatcaCAATAGTTAAAGACACCAAGGTGCCAAATGCATGTCTGTTCACACTGAATAAAGAGGATCACACACTGGGGAACATCATCCGCTC ACAACTGCTGAAGGACCCTCAGGTGCTGTTTGCCGGATATAAGGTCCCTCATCCTCTGGAGCACAAGATAGTGATCCGTGTTCAGACGACACCAGACTACAGTCCCCAGGAAGCCTTCACGAATGCCATCACTGATCTGATCAGTGAACTGTCCCTGCTGGAAGAGCGATTCAGG GTTGCCATCAAAGACAAGCAAGAGGGAATAGAATGA